In Triticum urartu cultivar G1812 chromosome 6, Tu2.1, whole genome shotgun sequence, the following proteins share a genomic window:
- the LOC125514610 gene encoding RINT1-like protein MAG2, whose translation MEAAAPSPLLHSPPHITPELRRFLDVRFRSPADLAAAADVEAEIRGRCAELESSVAELSARLADVVAAYSSSLGAAGSALRSVRGGLAALKASTDKTGVREDVEAGSERMLFEQLPPLATDVSRVDMVRDYAETALKLDGLIGDVEDAVSSSVTAKLKSRGENSEKTHHVAIGYLKKIEDLLASVTRTRPQWTRLISAVDHRVDRSLALLRPQAIVDHRALLSSLGWPPSLAGTKISDSNSGKPAETVNPLFSMKGDLTRKYSESFLSLCNLQELQKRRKARQLQGHDMGNQPRQPLWVIEELVNPLSAAAQHHFSKWVENPEFVFALAYKITRDFIDSMDEILQPLVDKANLVGYSCREEWISGIVIALSTYLAKEIFPKQIELLQESSSSDASSTAAQARVSWLNLVDLMISFDKRTQDLISGTGLLFSVKDDENWQRISVLSVFCDRPDWLEIWAEIERREVFASLKSAMENENNWSKRIEGAILEYGSDDCKSPAITGAVKHGLSLIIDRARPIPSITLRAEFIRISASPIISEFLGCMFRRCQEAEGLTALADDNALIKVSQSINAARYVESTLAQWCEDVFFLEMENLSVVGEGGFVFQQDINQLKEFRSEWVDKISTVILRAFDARSRDYLKNKRQWQEHSEEPAISRAIIESSGYIQGRLSRLEEGLNVLDFVTVWRAVATGVDQLLFTGIFAGSPKFSNGGVERLHADLSVLFAVFQAWCLRPEGFFPRLSEGLKLLKIDERQLRDSRLVTDKIWLRGHGVRHLTVGEAEKIIKNRVYDA comes from the exons ATGGAAGCGGCGGCTCCGTCGCCGCTGCTCCATAGCCCCCCGCACATCACCCCAGAGCTCCGGCGCTTCCTAGACGTCCGCTTTCGCTCCCCGGCCGACCTCGCCGCGGCCGCCGACGTCGAGGCCGAGATCCGCGGGCGCTGCGCGGAGCTCGAGTCCTCGGTCGCCGAACTGTCCGCCCGCCTCGCCGATGTGGTCGCCGCGTACTCCTCTTCCCTCGGGGCCGCTGGCTCCGCCCTCCGCAGCGTGCGTGGTGGCCTTGCCGCCCTCAAGGCCTCCACCGACAAGACGG GGGTTAGAGAAGACGTGGAGGCTGGGAGCGAGAGGATGCTGTTTGAACAACTCCCTCCCCTGGCCACCGACGTGTCGAGAGTGGACATGGTTAGAGATTACGCTG AAACGGCTCTAAAGCTTGACGGTTTGATCGGTGATGTAGAAGACGCTGTTTCCTCTTCTGTGACTGCAAAACTTAAATCTCGTGGAGAAAATTCAGAG AAAACCCACCATGTTGCTATTGGATATCTTAAAAAGATAGAAGATCTTTTAGCTTCAGTTACAAGGACCAGACCACAATGGACTCGCCTTATATCTGCAGTGGATCACAGAGTGGACAGATCTCTAGCTTTACTAAGACCACAAGCTATTGTTGATCATCGTGCTCTTCTGTCATCCCTTGGCTGGCCTCCTTCCCTTGCGGGAACAAAAATTTCAGATAGTAATTCTGGGAAACCGGCAGAGACTGTGAACCCATTATTTTCAATGAAGGGTGACTTGACAAGGAAGTATTCTGAAAGCTTTCTTTCGCTCTGTAATCTACAAGAATTACAGAAACGCAGAAAAGCTAGGCAACTACAAGGGCACGACATGGGAAATCAACCACGTCAACCATTATGGGTGATAGAGGAGTTAGTAAATCCATTATCTGCTGCTGCACAACACCATTTCTCCAAATGGGTTGAGAATCCTGAATTTGTATTTGCTCTTGCTTATAAGATAACAAGAGATTTTATTGATTCCATGGATGAGATACTGCAGCCCCTTGTAGATAAGGCCAATCTTGTAGGGTATAGCTGCAGAGAGGAGTGGATTTCAGGTATAGTTATTGCACTGTCTACATACTTGGCGAAAGAGATATTTCCAAAGCAGATTGAACTTCTTCAAGAAAGTAGCTCAAGTGATGCAAGCAGCACGGCGGCTCAGGCAAGAGTCTCATGGCTTAACCTTGTTGATCTGATGATATCTTTTGACAAGCGAACTCAAGATTTGATCTCCGGTACAGGACTGCTATTTTCAGTAAAGGATGATGAGAATTGGCAGAGGATCTCGGTGCTCTCTGTCTTCTGTGATCGTCCAGACTGGCTTGAAATATGGGCAGAGATTGAGAGACGGGAGGTTTTCGCTAGCCTGAAATCAGCAATGGAGAATGAAAATAATTGGAGTAAGAGGATTGAAGGAGCGATACTTGAGTATGGATCAGATGACTGCAAATCTCCAGCAATAACCGGTGCTGTTAAACATGGCTTGTCTTTGATAATTGATCGTGCTAGGCCTATTCCTAGCATTACCCTTAGGGCAGAATTCATTAGGATTTCTGCTTCACCCATAATATCAGAATTCCTCGGTTGCATGTTTAGGAGGTGCCAAGAGGCAGAGGGGCTAACTGCTCTGGCCGATGATAATGCTTTGATCAAAGTATCACAGTCCATTAATGCAGCTCGGTACGTGGAATCCACATTGGCACAATGGTGTGAGGATGTGTTCTTTCTTGAAATGGAAAATCTATCTGTAGTTGGAGAAGGGGGTTTTGTATTCCAGCAAGATATAAATCAACTGAAAGAGTTCAGATCAGAATGGGTTGATAAGATTTCCACCGTCATCCTTAGGGCTTTTGATGCTCGATCCCGGGACTATCTGAAAAACAAGAGACAGTGGCAGGAGCATTCAGAAGAACCAGCTATATCCAGAGCTATCATAGAGTCTTCAGGCTACATTCAAGGGAGGCTATCTAGGCTCGAAGAAGGCCTAAATGTGCTGGATTTTGTAACAGTATGGAGAGCCGTGGCAACCGGAGTAGACCAGCTGCTTTTCACAGGGATTTTCGCTGGAAGCCCAAAGTTTAGTAATGGTGGGGTGGAAAGGCTTCATGCTGATCTGAGTGTTCTTTTTGCTGTTTTCCAAGCCTGGTGTCTGAGGCCTGAAGGCTTCTTCCCAAGACTGTCCGAGGGATTGAAATTGCTGAAGATTGATGAGAGGCAACTAAGAGATAGTAGGTTGGTTACAGATAAAATTTGGCTGCGGGGACATGGTGTTAGGCATTTGACAGTCGGTGAGGCCGAAAAGATAATTAAAAATAGGGTgtatgatgcatga